The Heptranchias perlo isolate sHepPer1 chromosome 40, sHepPer1.hap1, whole genome shotgun sequence genome has a window encoding:
- the LOC137305611 gene encoding epidermal growth factor receptor kinase substrate 8-like protein 1 isoform X2 has product MSYGSRDLRNVVQYGEKISKPTGRSIYEQRKKYSNSNFIMDDQSQYYVNHLTTFPLGPGEETQTVEESIKKMKTLDSKGKIWTQEMLLQVNSSAVSLLDIESKDELENYPLTAIEQCDSLLNSWRFNSILILVCKETHQAKPDIHFFQCSEVGADLIRSDINSAISDLRSGRRTERPNALRFNQEKMNEQSSSPPTPPLVAPKAPSTYNITDKIPGTSPLPPTYLTEAAVGTMDPNGTSGTLQDLTEQRTARDVTILNHTFDDIEGFMARLQKTAEAFKILDQRKKGRMGKKKSPKESGEGLLTIRARPPTQGEFVDIFQKYKYSFSLLARVKNHIVNPNATELIHFLFGPLDMMAQATGLEVARSVATPFLTNDAVHLLKSTLNETEMTRWQSLGDYWTKPRLEWPAEYWGAPYNIEFLSGWQPDYLDPNGAPWEDPVELQHKHELLRLQQSGPQTVPITQTNGNHEVPAKHMKCSYDFVARNSSELSVLSGEAVEVLDDSKRWWKVMNQSGQIGYVPYNILEPIPVQDVVDSLSLYAQVVPKENRRSTKGTPPPTLPKKVLPPINAQVAWEPSPENPVVTQKEKERNAQINIMNEELLLRIASGRTTHPKTFQVQKTLDTSVPLNYDSSPSEVKTWLEAKGFSQMTVNSLGILTGAQLFSLQKDELKSVSPEEGTRVYSQIMVQKSLLEETRNITELEAIMEKQKKKVDSEIKMSTL; this is encoded by the exons AACAAAGGAAGAAATATTCAAACTCCAATTTCATAATGGATGATCAGTCTCAGTACTACGTGAAT CATCTGACCACCTTCCCTCTGGGTCCCGGGGAGGAGACGCAGACCGTGGAGGAATCCATTAAGAAGATGAAGACGTTGGATAGCAAAGGAAAGATCTGGACGCAGGAAATGCTGCTGCAAGTCAACAGCTCAGCCGTCAGCCTGCTTGACATCGAGTCCAAG GATGAGTTGGAGAACTACCCGCTGACTGCGATTGAACAGTGCGACTCTCTGCTGAACAGCTGGAGGTTTAACTCGATACTGATCCTCGTCTGCAAAGAGACCCACCAGGCCAAACCTGATATCCATTTCTTCCAGTGCTCCGAGGTCGGG GCTGACCTGATTAGGTCTGATATCAACAGTGCGATCTCAGACTTGCGGAGTGGAAGAAGAACAGAGCGACCAAACGCACTCAG ATTTAACCAGGAGAAAATGAACGAACAGAGCAGCTCACCGCCTACCCCTCCTCTAGTGGCCCCCAAAGCACCATCGACCTACAACATCACGGATAAGATTCCGGGGACTTCACCGTTACCACCAACATATTTAACAGAAGCAGCAGTGGGCACCATGG ATCCTAACGGCACCAGTGGAACCTTACAGGACCTGACTGAGCAGAGGACAGCTCGcgatgtg ACAATTCTCAATCACACTTTCGATGATATCGAGGGCTTCATGGCAAGGCTTCAGAAGACAGCAGAAGCTTTCAAGATACTGGACCAGAGGAAGAAGGGCAGAATGGGAAAGAAGAAATCTCCAAAAGAATCTGGGG AGGGCCTCCTGACTATCAGAGCTCGCCCACCAACCCAGGGGGAGTTTGTTGATATCTTTCAGAAATACAAATACTCCTTCAGCCTGCTG GCACGGGTGAAGAACCACATCGTAAACCCCAACGCCACTGAACTAATCCACTTCCTCTTCGGACCCCTCGACATG ATGGCCCAGGCCACGGGTTTAGAAGTTGCCAGATCAGTTGCCACCCCGTTCCTGACCAACGATGCTGTCCACCTGTTGAAGAGCACCCTGAACGAGACGGAGATGACACGATGGCAGTCACTGGGGGACTACTGGACCAAACCAAG GTTGGAATGGCCTGCTGAGTATTGGGGTGCGCCATACAATATAGAGTTCCTTTCGGGCTGGCAGCCAGACTATCTTGACCCAAACGGGGCACCGTGGGAGGATCCTGTGGAACTGCAGCACAAACACGAGTTACTacggctgcag CAATCAGGTCCACAGACTGTCCCCATTACACAAACCAATGG GAACCACGAGGTGCCGGCCAAGCACATGAAATGCAGCTACGACTTTGTGGCCCGAAACAGCAGCGAACTCTCCGTATTATCTGGGGAAGCTGTGGAG GTACTAGATGACTCCAAACGGTGGTGGAAGGTGATGAATCAGAGTGGGCAGATCGGCTATGTGCCCTACAATATCCTGGAGCCCATTCCTGTTCAGGATGTGGTCGACAGCTTGTCATTGTATGCGCAAGTAGTCCCCAAG GAGAATCGACGAAGTACGAAgggcacccctccccccaccctcccgaaAAAAGTGCTCCCGCCCATCAACGCACAAGTGGCTTGGGAGCCCAGCCCTGAGAATCCAGTCGTTACTCAAAAAGAGAAAG AGCGCAATGCCCAGATTAACATAATGAATGAAGAGCTGTTACTGAGGATCGCGAGCGGACGGACCACTCACCCTAAGACCTTCCAAGTGCAGAAGACTCTTGATACCTCAGTACCTCTGAACTACGATTCTTCTCCAAGTGAGGTCAAGACTTGGCTGGAGGCCAAAGGATTTAGCCAGAT gacagTGAATTCTCTCGGGATTCTGACCGGTGCTCAGCTCTTCTCTCTACAGAAAGACGAGTTGAAGTCAGTGAGTCCGGAGGAGGGAACACGGGTCTACAGCCAGATAATGGTTCAGAAATCACTGCTCGAG GAAACTCGGAATATAACGGAGTTAGAAGCCATAATGGAAAAACAGAAGAAGAAAGTGGACTCTGAAATAAAAATGTCCACCTTGTGA
- the LOC137305611 gene encoding epidermal growth factor receptor kinase substrate 8-like protein 1 isoform X1, producing the protein MRILPNFRSAMSYGSRDLRNVVQYGEKISKPTGRSIYEQRKKYSNSNFIMDDQSQYYVNHLTTFPLGPGEETQTVEESIKKMKTLDSKGKIWTQEMLLQVNSSAVSLLDIESKDELENYPLTAIEQCDSLLNSWRFNSILILVCKETHQAKPDIHFFQCSEVGADLIRSDINSAISDLRSGRRTERPNALRFNQEKMNEQSSSPPTPPLVAPKAPSTYNITDKIPGTSPLPPTYLTEAAVGTMDPNGTSGTLQDLTEQRTARDVTILNHTFDDIEGFMARLQKTAEAFKILDQRKKGRMGKKKSPKESGEGLLTIRARPPTQGEFVDIFQKYKYSFSLLARVKNHIVNPNATELIHFLFGPLDMMAQATGLEVARSVATPFLTNDAVHLLKSTLNETEMTRWQSLGDYWTKPRLEWPAEYWGAPYNIEFLSGWQPDYLDPNGAPWEDPVELQHKHELLRLQQSGPQTVPITQTNGNHEVPAKHMKCSYDFVARNSSELSVLSGEAVEVLDDSKRWWKVMNQSGQIGYVPYNILEPIPVQDVVDSLSLYAQVVPKENRRSTKGTPPPTLPKKVLPPINAQVAWEPSPENPVVTQKEKERNAQINIMNEELLLRIASGRTTHPKTFQVQKTLDTSVPLNYDSSPSEVKTWLEAKGFSQMTVNSLGILTGAQLFSLQKDELKSVSPEEGTRVYSQIMVQKSLLEETRNITELEAIMEKQKKKVDSEIKMSTL; encoded by the exons AACAAAGGAAGAAATATTCAAACTCCAATTTCATAATGGATGATCAGTCTCAGTACTACGTGAAT CATCTGACCACCTTCCCTCTGGGTCCCGGGGAGGAGACGCAGACCGTGGAGGAATCCATTAAGAAGATGAAGACGTTGGATAGCAAAGGAAAGATCTGGACGCAGGAAATGCTGCTGCAAGTCAACAGCTCAGCCGTCAGCCTGCTTGACATCGAGTCCAAG GATGAGTTGGAGAACTACCCGCTGACTGCGATTGAACAGTGCGACTCTCTGCTGAACAGCTGGAGGTTTAACTCGATACTGATCCTCGTCTGCAAAGAGACCCACCAGGCCAAACCTGATATCCATTTCTTCCAGTGCTCCGAGGTCGGG GCTGACCTGATTAGGTCTGATATCAACAGTGCGATCTCAGACTTGCGGAGTGGAAGAAGAACAGAGCGACCAAACGCACTCAG ATTTAACCAGGAGAAAATGAACGAACAGAGCAGCTCACCGCCTACCCCTCCTCTAGTGGCCCCCAAAGCACCATCGACCTACAACATCACGGATAAGATTCCGGGGACTTCACCGTTACCACCAACATATTTAACAGAAGCAGCAGTGGGCACCATGG ATCCTAACGGCACCAGTGGAACCTTACAGGACCTGACTGAGCAGAGGACAGCTCGcgatgtg ACAATTCTCAATCACACTTTCGATGATATCGAGGGCTTCATGGCAAGGCTTCAGAAGACAGCAGAAGCTTTCAAGATACTGGACCAGAGGAAGAAGGGCAGAATGGGAAAGAAGAAATCTCCAAAAGAATCTGGGG AGGGCCTCCTGACTATCAGAGCTCGCCCACCAACCCAGGGGGAGTTTGTTGATATCTTTCAGAAATACAAATACTCCTTCAGCCTGCTG GCACGGGTGAAGAACCACATCGTAAACCCCAACGCCACTGAACTAATCCACTTCCTCTTCGGACCCCTCGACATG ATGGCCCAGGCCACGGGTTTAGAAGTTGCCAGATCAGTTGCCACCCCGTTCCTGACCAACGATGCTGTCCACCTGTTGAAGAGCACCCTGAACGAGACGGAGATGACACGATGGCAGTCACTGGGGGACTACTGGACCAAACCAAG GTTGGAATGGCCTGCTGAGTATTGGGGTGCGCCATACAATATAGAGTTCCTTTCGGGCTGGCAGCCAGACTATCTTGACCCAAACGGGGCACCGTGGGAGGATCCTGTGGAACTGCAGCACAAACACGAGTTACTacggctgcag CAATCAGGTCCACAGACTGTCCCCATTACACAAACCAATGG GAACCACGAGGTGCCGGCCAAGCACATGAAATGCAGCTACGACTTTGTGGCCCGAAACAGCAGCGAACTCTCCGTATTATCTGGGGAAGCTGTGGAG GTACTAGATGACTCCAAACGGTGGTGGAAGGTGATGAATCAGAGTGGGCAGATCGGCTATGTGCCCTACAATATCCTGGAGCCCATTCCTGTTCAGGATGTGGTCGACAGCTTGTCATTGTATGCGCAAGTAGTCCCCAAG GAGAATCGACGAAGTACGAAgggcacccctccccccaccctcccgaaAAAAGTGCTCCCGCCCATCAACGCACAAGTGGCTTGGGAGCCCAGCCCTGAGAATCCAGTCGTTACTCAAAAAGAGAAAG AGCGCAATGCCCAGATTAACATAATGAATGAAGAGCTGTTACTGAGGATCGCGAGCGGACGGACCACTCACCCTAAGACCTTCCAAGTGCAGAAGACTCTTGATACCTCAGTACCTCTGAACTACGATTCTTCTCCAAGTGAGGTCAAGACTTGGCTGGAGGCCAAAGGATTTAGCCAGAT gacagTGAATTCTCTCGGGATTCTGACCGGTGCTCAGCTCTTCTCTCTACAGAAAGACGAGTTGAAGTCAGTGAGTCCGGAGGAGGGAACACGGGTCTACAGCCAGATAATGGTTCAGAAATCACTGCTCGAG GAAACTCGGAATATAACGGAGTTAGAAGCCATAATGGAAAAACAGAAGAAGAAAGTGGACTCTGAAATAAAAATGTCCACCTTGTGA
- the LOC137305611 gene encoding epidermal growth factor receptor kinase substrate 8-like protein 1 isoform X3, whose translation MDDQSQYYVNHLTTFPLGPGEETQTVEESIKKMKTLDSKGKIWTQEMLLQVNSSAVSLLDIESKDELENYPLTAIEQCDSLLNSWRFNSILILVCKETHQAKPDIHFFQCSEVGADLIRSDINSAISDLRSGRRTERPNALRFNQEKMNEQSSSPPTPPLVAPKAPSTYNITDKIPGTSPLPPTYLTEAAVGTMDPNGTSGTLQDLTEQRTARDVTILNHTFDDIEGFMARLQKTAEAFKILDQRKKGRMGKKKSPKESGEGLLTIRARPPTQGEFVDIFQKYKYSFSLLARVKNHIVNPNATELIHFLFGPLDMMAQATGLEVARSVATPFLTNDAVHLLKSTLNETEMTRWQSLGDYWTKPRLEWPAEYWGAPYNIEFLSGWQPDYLDPNGAPWEDPVELQHKHELLRLQQSGPQTVPITQTNGNHEVPAKHMKCSYDFVARNSSELSVLSGEAVEVLDDSKRWWKVMNQSGQIGYVPYNILEPIPVQDVVDSLSLYAQVVPKENRRSTKGTPPPTLPKKVLPPINAQVAWEPSPENPVVTQKEKERNAQINIMNEELLLRIASGRTTHPKTFQVQKTLDTSVPLNYDSSPSEVKTWLEAKGFSQMTVNSLGILTGAQLFSLQKDELKSVSPEEGTRVYSQIMVQKSLLEETRNITELEAIMEKQKKKVDSEIKMSTL comes from the exons ATGGATGATCAGTCTCAGTACTACGTGAAT CATCTGACCACCTTCCCTCTGGGTCCCGGGGAGGAGACGCAGACCGTGGAGGAATCCATTAAGAAGATGAAGACGTTGGATAGCAAAGGAAAGATCTGGACGCAGGAAATGCTGCTGCAAGTCAACAGCTCAGCCGTCAGCCTGCTTGACATCGAGTCCAAG GATGAGTTGGAGAACTACCCGCTGACTGCGATTGAACAGTGCGACTCTCTGCTGAACAGCTGGAGGTTTAACTCGATACTGATCCTCGTCTGCAAAGAGACCCACCAGGCCAAACCTGATATCCATTTCTTCCAGTGCTCCGAGGTCGGG GCTGACCTGATTAGGTCTGATATCAACAGTGCGATCTCAGACTTGCGGAGTGGAAGAAGAACAGAGCGACCAAACGCACTCAG ATTTAACCAGGAGAAAATGAACGAACAGAGCAGCTCACCGCCTACCCCTCCTCTAGTGGCCCCCAAAGCACCATCGACCTACAACATCACGGATAAGATTCCGGGGACTTCACCGTTACCACCAACATATTTAACAGAAGCAGCAGTGGGCACCATGG ATCCTAACGGCACCAGTGGAACCTTACAGGACCTGACTGAGCAGAGGACAGCTCGcgatgtg ACAATTCTCAATCACACTTTCGATGATATCGAGGGCTTCATGGCAAGGCTTCAGAAGACAGCAGAAGCTTTCAAGATACTGGACCAGAGGAAGAAGGGCAGAATGGGAAAGAAGAAATCTCCAAAAGAATCTGGGG AGGGCCTCCTGACTATCAGAGCTCGCCCACCAACCCAGGGGGAGTTTGTTGATATCTTTCAGAAATACAAATACTCCTTCAGCCTGCTG GCACGGGTGAAGAACCACATCGTAAACCCCAACGCCACTGAACTAATCCACTTCCTCTTCGGACCCCTCGACATG ATGGCCCAGGCCACGGGTTTAGAAGTTGCCAGATCAGTTGCCACCCCGTTCCTGACCAACGATGCTGTCCACCTGTTGAAGAGCACCCTGAACGAGACGGAGATGACACGATGGCAGTCACTGGGGGACTACTGGACCAAACCAAG GTTGGAATGGCCTGCTGAGTATTGGGGTGCGCCATACAATATAGAGTTCCTTTCGGGCTGGCAGCCAGACTATCTTGACCCAAACGGGGCACCGTGGGAGGATCCTGTGGAACTGCAGCACAAACACGAGTTACTacggctgcag CAATCAGGTCCACAGACTGTCCCCATTACACAAACCAATGG GAACCACGAGGTGCCGGCCAAGCACATGAAATGCAGCTACGACTTTGTGGCCCGAAACAGCAGCGAACTCTCCGTATTATCTGGGGAAGCTGTGGAG GTACTAGATGACTCCAAACGGTGGTGGAAGGTGATGAATCAGAGTGGGCAGATCGGCTATGTGCCCTACAATATCCTGGAGCCCATTCCTGTTCAGGATGTGGTCGACAGCTTGTCATTGTATGCGCAAGTAGTCCCCAAG GAGAATCGACGAAGTACGAAgggcacccctccccccaccctcccgaaAAAAGTGCTCCCGCCCATCAACGCACAAGTGGCTTGGGAGCCCAGCCCTGAGAATCCAGTCGTTACTCAAAAAGAGAAAG AGCGCAATGCCCAGATTAACATAATGAATGAAGAGCTGTTACTGAGGATCGCGAGCGGACGGACCACTCACCCTAAGACCTTCCAAGTGCAGAAGACTCTTGATACCTCAGTACCTCTGAACTACGATTCTTCTCCAAGTGAGGTCAAGACTTGGCTGGAGGCCAAAGGATTTAGCCAGAT gacagTGAATTCTCTCGGGATTCTGACCGGTGCTCAGCTCTTCTCTCTACAGAAAGACGAGTTGAAGTCAGTGAGTCCGGAGGAGGGAACACGGGTCTACAGCCAGATAATGGTTCAGAAATCACTGCTCGAG GAAACTCGGAATATAACGGAGTTAGAAGCCATAATGGAAAAACAGAAGAAGAAAGTGGACTCTGAAATAAAAATGTCCACCTTGTGA